One window of the Shewanella khirikhana genome contains the following:
- a CDS encoding SCO family protein — MNKKWIIALILVIGLGGLLLIKFAGVKHVPPPLDTGFVFSNAKPLSPFSLTDQFGQPFDNSRLAGKWSLIFLGYTSCPDVCPTTMAKLSAAYPSLNEAGNVQVIFLSVDPARDTLERLKQYSAFYHPEFIAATGEHKALLPFTRELGMVYTMVGEGADYQVDHSASIVVISPKGEKYAVFKPKSDGKTVPQILNQALIADMQIIRNQF; from the coding sequence ATGAATAAAAAGTGGATCATTGCCCTGATTTTGGTGATAGGCCTTGGCGGCCTGCTGTTGATTAAGTTTGCGGGGGTGAAGCATGTTCCGCCGCCGCTCGACACAGGTTTTGTGTTCTCCAATGCCAAGCCGCTGTCGCCCTTCAGCCTCACCGACCAATTCGGCCAACCGTTTGATAACAGCCGTTTGGCTGGCAAGTGGAGTTTAATTTTCCTCGGTTACACTTCCTGCCCTGATGTATGCCCCACCACCATGGCAAAGCTGTCAGCGGCTTACCCTAGCCTGAATGAAGCAGGCAATGTGCAGGTGATTTTCCTGTCGGTCGACCCCGCCAGGGATACTCTGGAGCGGCTAAAGCAATATTCTGCGTTTTATCATCCCGAATTTATTGCAGCAACAGGCGAGCACAAGGCGCTACTGCCGTTTACCCGCGAGCTTGGCATGGTGTACACCATGGTGGGGGAAGGCGCCGATTATCAGGTCGACCACAGTGCTTCCATTGTGGTGATTTCTCCCAAAGGAGAGAAATACGCCGTTTTCAAACCAAAGTCTGACGGTAAAACCGTTCCGCAAATCCTCAATCAGGCGCTGATCGCCGACATGCAGATTATCCGCAATCAGTTTTAA
- a CDS encoding COX15/CtaA family protein, whose translation MALKTLLKLTLVFTLMVIIMGAYTRLSDAGLGCPDWPGCYGHIKVPTADHELARVETHFPGHTVEPEKAWLEMIHRYIASGLGVLVIIILVSCLKSREAPRKLPVFIFLLILFQGALGAWTVTMKLMPVVVMSHLLGGFTLLSLLTLLYLRTSGFRIPGGDSPMRAYRTLALTCLAVLVAQILLGGWTSSNYAALACTELPFCEGDWSQNLRLADAFSPFQGTHPSFEFGVLDYHARMTIHVAHRFGAMITAGLVGLLAIRLLRRAHSSALRSAGGVLLLLLALQVALGISNVVLGLPLAVAVAHNLGAALLLVTLVFINYALWRKV comes from the coding sequence ATGGCATTGAAAACACTGCTTAAACTCACTCTGGTCTTTACCCTGATGGTAATCATCATGGGTGCCTATACCCGGCTGTCTGATGCGGGACTTGGCTGTCCTGACTGGCCAGGCTGCTACGGCCATATCAAGGTGCCCACAGCCGACCACGAACTTGCCAGGGTGGAGACTCACTTCCCCGGCCACACGGTGGAGCCGGAAAAAGCCTGGCTGGAGATGATCCACCGCTATATCGCCAGCGGGCTTGGGGTGCTGGTCATCATCATTTTGGTCAGTTGTCTGAAAAGCCGCGAAGCGCCGCGCAAACTGCCGGTGTTTATCTTCCTGCTGATCCTGTTTCAGGGCGCGCTCGGCGCCTGGACCGTGACCATGAAACTCATGCCGGTAGTGGTGATGTCGCACCTGCTGGGGGGCTTTACCTTGCTGTCACTACTGACGCTGCTGTATCTCAGAACCAGCGGCTTTCGCATCCCCGGCGGCGACAGCCCCATGCGGGCATACCGTACTTTGGCGCTGACTTGTCTGGCGGTGCTGGTCGCGCAAATTCTGCTGGGAGGCTGGACCTCCTCCAACTATGCGGCGCTGGCCTGCACCGAGCTGCCTTTCTGTGAAGGGGATTGGAGTCAGAACCTCCGCCTTGCGGATGCATTTTCACCGTTTCAGGGTACCCACCCCAGCTTCGAGTTTGGCGTGCTCGATTACCATGCCCGCATGACCATCCATGTTGCCCACCGCTTTGGTGCCATGATCACCGCAGGTTTGGTGGGCTTATTGGCGATCCGACTGCTGCGCCGTGCCCACAGCAGTGCGCTACGTTCTGCCGGCGGCGTCTTGCTTTTACTTCTGGCGCTGCAAGTGGCGCTGGGGATTTCCAATGTGGTTCTGGGGCTGCCACTGGCGGTGGCCGTTGCCCACAATCTGGGGGCGGCACTCCTGCTGGTCACCCTGGTGTTCATTAACTACGCCCTGTGGCGCAAAGTCTGA
- the cyoE gene encoding heme o synthase gives MAKSLSIADISSQTRSHWRAYLEMTKPKVVALMLLTVLVGMCLALPGAVPLQPLLAGMLGIGMMAGAAAAMNHLIDRRIDGLMARTYNRPLPKGKVPVANAVVFAAVLAVAGFVLLYLLVNPLTAWLTLASLLGYAVVYTAYLKRATPQNIVIGGLAGAMPPLLGWTAVTNEFHGHGLLLVIIIFTWTPPHFWALAIHRRADYAKVDIPMLPVTHGVDFTKTCIFLYTLLLALACLLPVLVGMSGAVYLVGSTVLSLMFIYKAWQLKFHETPGMAMDVFRFSIYHLMLLFIVLLVDHYV, from the coding sequence ATGGCCAAGTCGCTCTCAATCGCCGATATCTCCAGCCAGACCCGCAGCCACTGGCGTGCTTATCTGGAAATGACTAAGCCCAAGGTCGTGGCGCTGATGCTACTGACTGTGTTGGTGGGCATGTGTTTGGCATTGCCAGGCGCAGTACCACTGCAACCCTTGCTTGCCGGTATGCTGGGCATTGGCATGATGGCGGGCGCCGCCGCTGCCATGAACCATCTAATCGACAGACGCATCGATGGCCTGATGGCACGCACCTATAATCGGCCACTGCCCAAAGGTAAAGTACCTGTTGCCAATGCCGTAGTCTTTGCCGCCGTGCTCGCCGTTGCCGGGTTTGTACTGCTGTATCTGCTGGTTAATCCACTCACCGCCTGGCTGACACTGGCAAGTTTGCTCGGCTATGCCGTCGTCTATACCGCGTACCTTAAGCGCGCCACCCCGCAGAATATTGTGATTGGCGGCCTGGCAGGCGCTATGCCACCTCTGCTGGGCTGGACCGCGGTAACCAACGAGTTCCACGGCCACGGGCTGCTGCTAGTGATCATTATCTTCACCTGGACCCCGCCCCACTTCTGGGCCCTGGCCATCCATCGCCGCGCCGATTACGCCAAGGTAGACATTCCCATGCTGCCGGTTACCCACGGCGTGGATTTCACCAAGACCTGCATCTTCCTCTATACCCTGTTGCTGGCACTTGCCTGCCTGCTGCCGGTGCTGGTGGGTATGAGCGGCGCTGTGTATCTGGTGGGGTCGACCGTGCTGAGCCTGATGTTTATCTACAAAGCCTGGCAGCTTAAATTTCACGAAACACCCGGCATGGCCATGGATGTGTTTCGCTTTTCTATCTATCACCTGATGCTGCTGTTTATTGTGTTGCTGGTCGATCACTACGTTTAA
- a CDS encoding CheR family methyltransferase, producing the protein MTRADFEFIRDLAYNQTGIVLPDRKKHMVYSRLCRRLRALKINDFKDYCQYLQREEEELGHFINALTTNLTSFFREKHHFHYLRDDVVPKWQKRGGKRLRVWSSACSTGEEPYSIAMTLAPFFPKNQWDLKILATDLDTNVLTKAENGIYPPENLESLPTSLVEQYFQRQGDMARVKDSIKEMVFFKQLNLLDSWPMQGPFDAIFCRNVLIYFDNPTKQKIIHKFRQLLSDDGFLFIGHSETLHQISDDFDLIGQTIYRPRRHGR; encoded by the coding sequence ATGACTCGGGCAGATTTCGAGTTTATCCGCGATCTTGCCTACAACCAGACCGGCATCGTTTTACCCGACCGTAAAAAACACATGGTGTACTCACGCCTGTGTCGGCGGCTCAGGGCGCTTAAAATCAACGACTTCAAAGATTACTGCCAGTACCTGCAACGGGAAGAGGAAGAGCTGGGCCATTTTATCAACGCCCTGACCACCAACCTCACCTCGTTCTTCCGTGAAAAACATCACTTCCACTATCTGCGTGATGATGTGGTGCCCAAGTGGCAAAAAAGGGGGGGGAAACGCCTGCGCGTTTGGTCTTCTGCCTGTTCAACCGGTGAAGAGCCCTACTCCATTGCCATGACACTGGCGCCATTTTTCCCAAAAAACCAATGGGATCTGAAAATTCTGGCGACAGATTTGGATACCAATGTGCTCACTAAAGCCGAAAACGGCATTTACCCACCGGAGAATCTCGAAAGTCTGCCAACCAGCCTGGTTGAGCAGTATTTTCAGCGTCAGGGTGATATGGCAAGGGTGAAAGACAGCATAAAAGAGATGGTATTTTTCAAGCAGCTCAACTTACTCGACAGCTGGCCCATGCAAGGGCCTTTTGATGCCATTTTTTGCCGTAACGTTCTTATTTATTTCGATAATCCAACAAAACAAAAAATCATTCACAAATTCAGACAGCTGCTCAGCGACGACGGATTTCTTTTTATTGGCCACTCTGAAACCTTGCATCAGATTTCAGACGACTTCGACCTGATAGGCCAGACCATATACCGTCCCAGACGCCATGGGCGCTAA
- a CDS encoding STAS domain-containing protein yields the protein MSENTVELGSELTIRNIQPLYSQLAELLHQGSAVRLEASELIKADTAGLQLLFCLQSTCVQRSIPLNWIGITPELKKQFLQMGMQLPGITDEL from the coding sequence ATGTCTGAAAATACCGTGGAATTGGGCAGTGAACTGACCATACGTAATATCCAGCCGCTCTATAGCCAGCTGGCGGAATTGCTGCATCAGGGCAGCGCCGTCAGGCTGGAAGCATCTGAGCTTATCAAGGCGGACACGGCAGGCCTCCAATTGCTTTTTTGCCTGCAATCCACCTGTGTTCAAAGGTCCATTCCGCTCAACTGGATAGGAATAACCCCAGAACTTAAAAAGCAATTCCTGCAAATGGGTATGCAGCTCCCGGGAATAACCGACGAACTGTAA
- a CDS encoding chemotaxis protein CheA, with protein MDIDLSQFSQVFFEESIEGLAIMESELLKLDVEAPDPETINTIFRAAHSIKGGSATFGFTAVANYTHLLETLLDEIRDGRRQMTPDHVDMLLHSVDLLRGMIDSLMNQTEFSDPKLQQLEQRLAAALADENAPAAEAPQQAPATAACDDIGQGWIIDFKAGFDIMRCGNDPQLMFAELAEKGELQVLLQPAEFPAWDDFDPEGCYLHWQLRLVTDVGVDKLKEVFEWVEDECEISYEPLGATDAQTTPATEAAAAAEIPSADAISPPALADESTPAEAVSAEVTPISAPTEKAPAAKPTAVAKSSESSSIRVSTEKIDMLINMVGELVITQAMLGQIGQQEEINQESLLLLQQGLEQLASHTRDLQESVMQIRMLPISFAFNRFPRLVRDIGQQLGKKVELVLKGEDTELDKTVLEKIVDPMVHLVRNSLDHGLELPEARLARGKPETGTIMLNAFHQGGCIVIEIIDDGAGLNTAKILDKARQKGLVSADEELSDEAIHQLIFKPGFSTADAVSDLSGRGVGMDVVKRNIHELNGTIELHSEAGKGSRFTIRLPLTLAILDGQLIRIGKHVYVVPLVSIYESLQVPPHRINQLSDGHELIRLRDEYLPVIKVYREFNHDADAKEIKDGLVMVVDNNNEKTGLLVDELLAQQQVVIKSLEDNYTRIPGISGATILGDGTVALIIDVSGLVNLAGIGSSNEHAA; from the coding sequence ATGGATATAGATCTCAGCCAATTCAGTCAGGTCTTTTTTGAAGAAAGTATTGAAGGCCTGGCCATCATGGAATCTGAACTGCTGAAGCTGGATGTTGAAGCGCCGGATCCTGAAACCATCAACACTATCTTCCGCGCCGCTCACTCCATCAAAGGCGGCAGCGCCACCTTTGGTTTTACCGCTGTTGCCAACTACACCCATTTGCTGGAAACCCTGCTGGATGAAATCCGTGACGGCAGACGGCAGATGACGCCGGATCACGTCGATATGCTGCTGCATTCGGTTGATCTGCTGCGGGGCATGATTGATTCGCTGATGAATCAAACCGAGTTCAGCGATCCTAAGCTGCAACAGCTGGAACAGCGCCTGGCGGCGGCACTGGCCGACGAGAACGCACCGGCAGCTGAGGCTCCTCAGCAAGCACCAGCGACAGCAGCCTGCGACGATATCGGCCAGGGCTGGATAATCGATTTTAAAGCCGGTTTCGACATCATGCGCTGCGGCAACGATCCTCAGCTGATGTTTGCCGAACTCGCTGAAAAAGGCGAGTTGCAGGTACTGCTGCAACCTGCTGAATTTCCTGCGTGGGATGACTTTGACCCTGAGGGTTGCTACCTGCACTGGCAGCTGCGCCTGGTTACCGACGTGGGTGTCGACAAACTCAAAGAAGTGTTCGAATGGGTAGAAGACGAGTGCGAAATCAGCTATGAGCCCCTCGGCGCCACTGACGCTCAAACCACGCCGGCAACCGAAGCCGCCGCTGCGGCCGAAATACCGTCGGCCGACGCAATCTCCCCACCGGCACTGGCTGATGAGTCAACGCCTGCAGAGGCCGTCAGCGCAGAAGTGACTCCCATCTCAGCCCCAACAGAGAAAGCGCCTGCGGCTAAACCGACAGCGGTAGCCAAGAGCAGCGAAAGCAGCTCGATTCGGGTCAGCACTGAAAAAATCGACATGCTTATCAATATGGTGGGCGAGCTTGTGATCACTCAGGCCATGCTCGGTCAGATTGGTCAGCAGGAAGAAATTAATCAGGAGTCGCTGCTTCTGCTCCAGCAGGGGCTTGAGCAACTGGCCTCCCACACCCGGGATTTGCAGGAAAGTGTTATGCAAATCCGTATGTTGCCCATCAGCTTCGCCTTTAATCGATTCCCCAGACTGGTGCGGGATATTGGCCAGCAGCTGGGTAAAAAGGTCGAACTGGTATTGAAAGGGGAAGACACAGAGCTGGATAAAACCGTGCTCGAAAAAATTGTCGACCCCATGGTGCATCTGGTGCGCAACTCACTCGATCACGGGTTGGAGCTTCCTGAAGCTCGCCTTGCCCGCGGCAAGCCAGAAACCGGCACCATCATGCTGAACGCCTTCCATCAGGGCGGCTGCATTGTGATTGAAATTATCGACGACGGCGCCGGGCTCAACACCGCCAAAATCCTTGATAAAGCGCGGCAAAAAGGCCTGGTCAGCGCCGATGAAGAATTATCGGACGAAGCAATCCACCAGCTTATCTTCAAGCCCGGGTTTTCCACCGCCGATGCGGTGTCGGATTTGTCCGGCCGCGGTGTGGGTATGGATGTGGTTAAGCGCAATATTCACGAGCTTAACGGCACTATCGAGCTGCATTCTGAAGCCGGCAAAGGCAGCCGCTTCACCATTCGACTGCCGCTGACCCTGGCGATTCTGGATGGCCAGCTAATCCGGATTGGCAAGCATGTTTACGTGGTGCCTCTAGTGTCTATTTACGAGTCGCTGCAGGTGCCCCCCCACCGTATCAATCAGCTTTCTGACGGCCATGAGCTTATTCGCCTGCGTGATGAATACCTGCCGGTAATTAAGGTTTACCGCGAGTTCAATCACGATGCCGACGCCAAAGAAATCAAAGATGGTTTGGTGATGGTGGTGGATAACAACAACGAAAAAACTGGCCTGCTGGTCGATGAATTATTGGCCCAGCAGCAGGTGGTGATCAAAAGCCTGGAAGACAACTACACCCGTATCCCCGGTATTTCAGGGGCCACCATTCTCGGTGACGGCACTGTGGCCCTGATCATTGATGTGTCCGGTCTGGTGAATCTGGCCGGCATAGGCAGCAGCAACGAACACGCAGCGTAA
- a CDS encoding protein-glutamate methylesterase/protein-glutamine glutaminase, translated as MIRVLIVDDSALVRQLLSHMLSQAEDIKVVGCAEDPYQARDMIKELNPQVITLDIEMPRMDGIAFLRNLMKLRPMPVIMISTLTEKGAAITLEALSLGAVDFISKPKNDLANRLLDYQDELLEKVRQAAVSRVRALSPPPPEPECPSKLKNRVIAIGASTGGTEAIQRLVSRLPANFPPVVIAQHIPAAFSASFAKRLDLNSQMTVVEAIGNEQLKPGNVYIAPGHCHMIIKRVGAHLHTALLDTEPVNRHKPSVDVLFDSVADVAGKAAIGVILTGMGRDGAKGLLNMREQGAYTIAQDEASSVVWGMPGSSVEIGAACEQLHLDKIAGKLLGMLKSD; from the coding sequence ATGATAAGAGTGCTCATCGTTGACGATTCAGCATTGGTACGCCAGCTTCTGAGCCATATGCTGTCTCAGGCCGAGGACATTAAGGTGGTGGGTTGCGCCGAAGATCCTTATCAGGCCCGGGACATGATCAAAGAGCTCAATCCCCAGGTGATCACACTCGATATTGAGATGCCCAGAATGGATGGCATCGCCTTTTTACGCAACCTGATGAAACTCAGGCCCATGCCGGTGATCATGATCTCGACCCTCACCGAAAAAGGCGCCGCTATCACGCTGGAAGCTCTGTCATTGGGCGCAGTGGACTTTATCAGCAAGCCCAAGAATGACCTTGCCAACCGCTTGCTGGATTATCAGGACGAGCTGCTGGAAAAAGTTCGTCAGGCGGCAGTAAGCCGGGTCAGGGCGTTGAGCCCGCCGCCACCGGAGCCAGAGTGCCCTTCCAAACTGAAAAACCGGGTCATCGCCATTGGCGCTTCAACCGGCGGCACCGAAGCCATTCAGCGACTGGTATCGAGGCTGCCCGCCAACTTCCCACCTGTGGTCATAGCGCAGCACATCCCCGCGGCCTTCAGCGCTTCGTTTGCCAAGCGGCTCGACCTGAATTCACAAATGACCGTTGTCGAAGCGATAGGCAACGAGCAGCTCAAACCGGGAAATGTGTACATAGCGCCCGGGCACTGCCACATGATTATCAAACGGGTCGGTGCACACCTGCATACGGCTCTGCTGGACACTGAGCCAGTGAACCGTCACAAACCCTCGGTGGATGTGCTGTTTGACAGCGTGGCCGACGTGGCCGGTAAAGCTGCCATTGGCGTTATCCTCACCGGCATGGGCCGCGACGGTGCCAAAGGCCTGCTGAACATGCGTGAACAAGGCGCTTACACCATCGCTCAGGACGAAGCCAGCAGCGTGGTCTGGGGTATGCCAGGCAGCTCGGTGGAAATCGGCGCCGCCTGCGAGCAGCTGCATCTGGATAAAATCGCCGGCAAGCTGCTTGGCATGTTGAAATCAGATTAG
- a CDS encoding chemotaxis protein CheW, translated as MADISIEQAEHGNQQFLSFIMANEEYGVDILSVQEIRGWEATTVLPNAPDYVKGVINLRGTIVPIIDLRQKFGIKTLEYGATTVVIVVKVTMEDSQKIIGIVVDAVSDVFSIEEEEIRRAPDFGHETDLRFIKGLANVQDKMVILLEINKLLGSAVLPDPDTLSRIIGNIEQQPQAVNA; from the coding sequence ATGGCAGACATTTCCATTGAACAGGCTGAACACGGAAATCAGCAGTTTCTCAGCTTTATTATGGCCAACGAAGAATATGGGGTCGATATCCTCTCGGTGCAGGAAATCCGTGGCTGGGAAGCCACCACAGTGCTGCCCAACGCACCGGATTATGTCAAAGGCGTGATTAACCTGCGCGGCACCATAGTGCCCATTATCGACCTCAGGCAAAAATTCGGCATCAAGACCCTGGAATATGGCGCCACCACGGTAGTGATTGTGGTGAAGGTCACCATGGAAGACAGCCAGAAAATCATCGGCATTGTGGTTGATGCGGTATCCGATGTTTTCAGCATTGAAGAAGAAGAAATCCGCCGTGCACCAGACTTCGGCCATGAAACAGATTTGCGTTTCATCAAGGGGCTGGCCAACGTGCAGGACAAGATGGTTATTTTACTTGAAATCAATAAATTACTCGGTTCTGCAGTGCTACCGGACCCTGACACCCTGAGCCGGATTATCGGCAATATTGAACAGCAACCTCAGGCCGTCAACGCTTGA
- a CDS encoding methyl-accepting chemotaxis protein yields the protein MDAGNNNLMGHSPFTLGGMVIGAVTLVLSLAGQSGNLVSGALALTLVLMGIGLSQGAGQGKSRIGEALDEISKALRSNTRPVFNQYDIPGWQAFSDDFCNFWDAQQQGKATLKALDICQANVMVADPNGDILYFNESLRATLSEAESDIRKDLPNFDASRLIGVNMDSFHKDPSHQRRLIGALKSVYSAQIKVGGRTFSLIASPVFDDSHQRIATVVEWQDLTESLARQHAEEKLIRETNRIKQALDVCRANVMMADENYNIIYFNNSLKEMLSGNEQKLKESLSRFDMNQLMGANIDIFHQNPAHQRNMLDKLTSAYETRIKVAGLTFNLIATPVFDNGKRTATVVEWRDVTAMLAREEADRKLSAENARIRKALDNVSSNTMVADADCNIIYLNEAVLKMFGAAQADIVKELPNFNINKLIGENIDVFHKNPAHQRNLLANLKSTYSNQLRVGGRTFRIIANPITDTDGTRIGTVVEWADRTAEVAIEHEIDAIINAANAGDLSQRITTHDKDGFFLNLSNGLNSLVGIADKVMADVVEMFDGLAKGDLTRKINGEYEGQFGKLQTDANATVSRLTEVLNGISESANTVTSGAEEIAQGNADLSQRTEEQAASLEETASSMEEMTATVKQSAENATLANTLAKEASSKADHGGKVVKQAVTAMEAINESSKRIADIIGVIDEIAFQTNLLALNAAVEAARAGEQGRGFAVVAGEVRNLAQRSAGAAKEIKELIRDSVNKVNDGTSLVNQSGNTLQEIVHAVSKVAEMINQISVAAEQQASGIQEVNKAVSQMDEMTQQNAALVEQVSAAGDAMAEQARNMRRQLGFFRTDEQTTSAAPLALVSGGDKRPSGKFKASKEEWHEF from the coding sequence ATGGACGCAGGCAACAACAACCTGATGGGCCATAGCCCATTCACGCTGGGTGGCATGGTGATAGGCGCCGTGACCCTGGTGCTGAGCCTGGCAGGGCAGTCCGGCAACCTGGTTAGCGGCGCGCTGGCGCTGACTCTGGTGCTGATGGGCATTGGTCTGAGCCAGGGCGCTGGCCAAGGCAAAAGCCGTATCGGCGAGGCACTGGACGAGATTTCCAAGGCGTTGCGAAGCAACACCCGCCCGGTGTTCAATCAATATGATATTCCGGGTTGGCAGGCGTTTTCAGACGACTTCTGTAACTTCTGGGATGCCCAGCAGCAGGGTAAAGCCACGTTGAAGGCACTGGATATCTGCCAGGCCAACGTGATGGTGGCAGACCCCAACGGCGATATCCTCTACTTCAACGAGTCTCTGAGGGCGACGCTGTCCGAGGCTGAAAGTGATATTCGCAAAGATCTGCCCAACTTCGATGCCAGCCGTTTGATTGGCGTGAACATGGACAGCTTCCATAAAGATCCTTCCCATCAGCGGCGCCTGATTGGTGCACTGAAATCTGTCTACTCGGCGCAAATCAAGGTGGGTGGCCGCACCTTCAGCTTGATTGCCTCTCCGGTGTTTGACGACAGTCACCAACGCATAGCTACTGTGGTGGAATGGCAAGACCTGACCGAGTCCCTTGCCCGCCAGCATGCTGAAGAAAAACTCATCCGTGAAACCAACCGCATCAAGCAGGCTCTGGATGTATGCCGAGCCAACGTGATGATGGCTGACGAAAACTACAACATCATCTACTTCAACAACTCATTGAAAGAGATGCTGAGCGGTAACGAGCAAAAGCTGAAAGAGTCGTTAAGCCGCTTCGATATGAACCAGCTGATGGGTGCCAATATCGATATCTTCCACCAAAACCCAGCCCATCAGCGCAACATGCTCGATAAGCTCACCTCGGCCTATGAAACCCGCATCAAGGTCGCCGGGCTGACATTCAATCTGATCGCAACGCCCGTATTTGATAACGGCAAGCGCACCGCCACAGTTGTGGAATGGCGCGACGTAACCGCCATGCTCGCCCGTGAAGAAGCAGACCGCAAACTGTCGGCAGAAAATGCCCGCATTCGCAAAGCACTCGATAATGTGTCGTCCAACACCATGGTGGCCGATGCCGACTGCAACATCATTTATTTGAACGAGGCCGTACTGAAGATGTTCGGTGCCGCTCAGGCCGACATTGTCAAAGAGCTGCCCAACTTCAACATCAATAAGCTTATTGGTGAAAATATCGATGTGTTCCACAAGAACCCGGCGCATCAACGCAACTTGCTGGCCAATCTCAAATCCACTTACAGCAACCAGCTCAGAGTGGGTGGCCGCACCTTCAGGATCATCGCCAATCCAATTACCGATACCGACGGCACCCGCATAGGCACAGTGGTGGAATGGGCCGACCGCACCGCAGAAGTCGCCATTGAGCATGAGATTGATGCCATCATCAACGCCGCCAATGCCGGTGACCTGTCGCAGCGCATCACCACCCACGACAAAGATGGCTTCTTCCTCAACTTGTCCAATGGCCTAAACAGCCTGGTTGGCATTGCCGACAAGGTCATGGCCGATGTGGTGGAAATGTTCGATGGTCTGGCCAAGGGCGACCTGACCCGTAAGATAAACGGCGAATACGAGGGCCAGTTTGGCAAACTGCAAACCGATGCCAATGCCACGGTCAGCCGCCTGACCGAAGTGCTCAACGGCATCAGCGAATCGGCCAATACCGTCACCTCAGGCGCCGAAGAGATAGCCCAGGGTAACGCCGATTTGAGCCAGCGCACCGAAGAGCAAGCCGCCTCGTTGGAGGAAACCGCCTCCAGCATGGAAGAAATGACCGCGACCGTGAAGCAAAGCGCCGAAAACGCCACCCTGGCCAACACCCTCGCCAAAGAAGCCTCAAGCAAGGCCGACCATGGCGGCAAGGTGGTGAAACAAGCCGTTACCGCCATGGAAGCCATTAATGAGTCCAGTAAGCGGATTGCCGACATCATTGGTGTTATCGATGAAATCGCCTTCCAGACCAATCTGCTGGCACTGAACGCTGCCGTTGAAGCGGCCCGCGCCGGTGAACAGGGCCGGGGCTTTGCGGTGGTTGCCGGTGAAGTTCGCAATCTGGCCCAACGCTCGGCCGGTGCCGCCAAGGAAATCAAAGAGCTCATTCGCGACAGCGTGAACAAGGTCAACGATGGCACTTCGCTGGTCAATCAATCGGGTAACACCCTGCAGGAAATCGTCCATGCGGTATCCAAGGTGGCCGAGATGATTAACCAAATCAGCGTCGCCGCAGAACAGCAAGCCTCCGGTATCCAGGAAGTGAACAAGGCTGTGTCGCAAATGGATGAAATGACTCAGCAAAACGCGGCGTTGGTAGAACAGGTTTCTGCCGCGGGTGACGCCATGGCCGAACAGGCACGCAATATGCGGCGTCAACTTGGCTTCTTCCGTACTGACGAGCAGACCACCAGCGCAGCACCATTGGCACTGGTTTCCGGTGGCGATAAGCGCCCTTCAGGTAAGTTCAAGGCGAGTAAAGAAGAGTGGCACGAGTTCTGA
- a CDS encoding response regulator, with the protein MKKILAVDDSASMRQMVGFTLKTAGFDVTEACNGDEALKVAQTGQFDLVISDVNMPVMDGITLIRNLRTLPAYKFTPLLMLTTESGGDKKQEGRAAGATGWIVKPFNPEQLLATVRKVLG; encoded by the coding sequence ATGAAGAAGATTCTTGCCGTTGATGACTCCGCCTCCATGCGCCAGATGGTGGGCTTTACCCTCAAGACCGCTGGCTTTGATGTTACCGAGGCCTGCAACGGTGATGAGGCCCTGAAAGTGGCGCAGACCGGACAATTCGACTTGGTGATCTCCGATGTGAATATGCCGGTGATGGATGGGATTACCCTTATCCGCAATCTGCGAACCTTGCCCGCCTACAAATTTACCCCTCTGCTGATGCTCACCACCGAATCCGGCGGCGACAAAAAGCAGGAAGGACGGGCGGCGGGCGCCACTGGTTGGATTGTAAAACCATTCAATCCAGAGCAGTTGTTGGCCACGGTACGCAAGGTATTGGGATGA